The genomic interval tcTTTGGCCTAACACACTGATACAAGAACACTCACTATTCAGGCATGTCCTCTTTGTGATACTACCATCAGAGACAAGGCAAGGACaagaggctaaagacccacactcaacattttaaaaacagCCTCTTtacctctgcaatcagatttctgaacggtccaagAAAGTTACCTTGCTAttccttttttgttttgttaataATAGTAAATTTCACATTTTGCACTGTAGCAcagagcaacaaatttcatgatgtcatAGGATCATAAGATATAAAtatgagcagaagtaggccatttgacctgtcaagtctgctccgctattcaatcgtgggctgatccagttcttaccgtcatctccactcccctgctttcaccccacaccctttgatgccctagctaaccaagaacctatctctgccttaaatacacccaatgacttggcctccacagacactcgtggcaacaaattccacagatttaccaccctctgactaaagtaatttctctgcatctcagttctaaaaggacgtccttcaatcccgaagtcgtgccctcttgtcctagaatcccctaccatgggaaataactttgccatatctaatctgttcaagccttgattagaaatctgattctgattctgctgacTCCCAAGCAGTGGCTCTAACACAGAATGCAGAAAGAACCCTGACAGTAAAGTTACTGAGTTTGCTGAGCAGATGGTTTGGAAGTCATTTTCACTTCACTGATTTCCTTACATTCCAACACCAGTACATCCATTTCATTTACTCTGATTTTGCTACTGTCTACACAAAACTCAAATACTCAGAGCTGGTGACATTAGCCTGCACCATGCCAATACAAACCAAGTGCTAATCTAACAgtatacacaaagtacactgcagatgctgtggtcaaatcaacacgtacaaacaagctggatgaactccgcAGGTCGGCCCGAAATGTTACTGCTCATCtcaacggatgctgtccgacctgctgagttcatccagcttgtttgtacgtgttaatcTGACAGTATATTAGCCCTATCACACTGGAGAACTCAACGTTTTTCTCTCAACTAACTTGCCACATATCTTAAGTATTTTCCTGATGGAAAATCCTGACCGATCAGTATTCATATCCGATTCTTGACAGCAACTCCTAAGGTATAAAATTATGTTAACACTAGTACAAGGGAAAGTTGGCTTAAAATGAACTTCCACTGAATAAATTATCTTGCTTTTATAAGGGAATATTCTGTACAATTATATTTGATGTAGAGAAACTATTTTCACAGcaaacaaaataaaaagaaaatgcaaGTGATGGAAATGTAAAACAGAAAAAAGGAAATGCAGGAaacactcaacagatcaggcagaatgTCAAGTAAAAGCAACACAGAGCTGATTTTTCAGCCAAAGACCTTTCCACAGAACTCACCTGTGCTGAATCCAGTTTGAATTTTATGGCCCAAAATGGTTATCCTTAATGATCTCTGTTCCAAATTCTGCATCAAAAGAACAGATGCAAAATGGTTGGGGTGTTTTTGCACACCTTTCAGTTCCTACTCGGACTGCTGCTTCACAAAGCAATACAATTACCTGGTTGGAGCTAAAGATGAAGTTCGGAACATGGATTTACATCATTCTGGGAGAAACTAACTTTAAAGGACTTTGGACTTAATGGTAAAAAAATGTTACTACAAAGCCCAAGTGCGTTTCACTCAGAGAAGTTTAATATTAATTTACTGTGTATGTGCACATAGGCTTGCAATGAGTAAATAATATACTTCTGATTGACGATTCGATGACTTATGTCCTTTATGATCTCAGGATGAATAAACCAAACACTAAGTTTAATGGAACCAACAATAAGGAAATCATTTTGGATCAGCGATTAATTGCTactcttctcttatcattttaaAAGGTGCCATATTAAACAGGATGCACCAAAAGTGGTATTTGCTGTCGATGTGTACATTTCACAATGTTTCACCATTCATGTCACTGGTCAGACAAATCACAATCTCACAAGTGCCAGCAGAAACCTGACTGCACAGTCAACATCACTGGACCATTACTTCTTTCAGAATAGACAGCCCCCTAATGATAAAACCAGCCTTCAATTCTTCATCAGAAATCCCACTAAAAGCTGGAGATATATTCTGGAACGCATTAAAAGGATTGAGAGAGGGTAACTTCTTGCTTGGTTTGGTGAGAAGGGGTAAATAGGTCAGAGGACTTGCCTCTTCAGGACCTTGCCTAAAATGAGATCCAGGATCACACATGGCCTAGCATACAACTATATGCTCACAATCATCTGTGCATAACAGGATCAAATTAACCACTTAACTGTCACCTCTAATTATCCATTCCAGTTACCACATTGTGGAGAGACATCAAGAGATCTGCTCTCAGATTAAAGCTAGTAATCTTGACCCATTTTATCAGAGAGGGAGTTGTGACGGCTTTTAAAGCTATGAGGGAGGGAGGCGGTGATGAAGcagaactgaactgagctgatcTCCGTTCCCACCATGAAAAGCAGGCTCTCTCTTCTCCAGTGATCAGTTTACCCTGTCACATAGATACTGTACTGGTGCTTCCTCTGTGACAGCCACTTCACTATGAGCACTCTACGTTATCAGCCTTCTTTACCAACCATTAACAATCTGACTGGTCAATCAGATCCTGTCTGATACTGTGCTTGTAGAGAGCCAGTGCACTTTTGCTGCAGCAGTGACCCATGGCCAGTTCAGTCAGCAGTGCGCTTTGCCGCATTTGAGGCTTTACTGCAGGAGCCCTGAAGCCTAATCAAAACCAATAAGCTCTTTGTCAGAATCCCACAGTCAGGGTTTCATACagcagttcaaagtaagtttattatcaaagtacacatcaccatatactaccctgagattcattcattGCGGGCATTCACGGtaactacaaagaaacacaatagaatcaatgagagccTCACCCAATGGAATACAACGTGAGGGTTCATTGACACTGGAGCATGGTAAAGACTTTGGGCTGCAAAAGACAATTGCTACAGGCAGCCTGAGTTTTCAAATCTCCAGTCCTGTTTCCTTACCATAATTTTGCAGTTCATACTCTTGAATTCTCTTCAGTCATCCTGTCCTTTCATAAAATCTGTAATGCCATTCTGCTCCACGACTCTATCATCTAATGTGACAACTAATTCTCCGCTAGGTCTACAGATACAGCATACTTTCAGACCCCTAACATAAAGATGCTCTAATCACCCACAGGCATTTTTCATGTGGTTTTGCTTTTGTtcttcttttttatttatttatttattcattcgtccgttcatttatttatttatttagggatggtGCAGAGCAGGCCCTTTATGCCAATCCACGCCACTCAGCAATCTCCCGAATTCATttcagcctaatcacgggataatttaaaataaccaattaacctaccaacaggtaggtctttggactgtgggaggaaaccagagcacccagaggaaacccacatggtcgtgGGGTGACAATGAccccatacaaactccttacaggcagcaacaggaattgaacctggattgctgCGACCATGGTCCCCCCTTGCACCACACTGCATTCAGTCAAGGGCTTGagctaggtcaggggtcagcaacctttaccactgaaaaagccacttggacccgtttcccacagaaaagaaaacactgggagccgcaaaacccgtttgacatttaaaatgaaataacactgcatacaacgttttttttgcctttatgctatgtataaacaaactataatgtgttgcatttatgaaattgatgaactcctgcagagaaaacgaaattacatttctgcatgcaacaaaaacattttgaactccgaaaaaaagacgttgggttgaaagttacttttaagtaaaatattcaatgtctatttgagtccttcttgtatttatgaaaaacgccgaacttaaattttccgccagcagcaaaccaaaaataacgtcagccagctgtcatcctgaaaaatgaaaggactatttcactgaacaatgaaaaaatatgaatataagtaaaataataggcaattaaaatatttatcatacttggttaatgggatttctgctcctggacctcagcgcacagcgtctgcacatcagggctgtatgatgtcaccttcatctttacacaggatcgcaagctgtcatctgtgaggttttcaatatcactccatttgtgtttctgagcaagaacggccttctgacgggcaacatcttcaaggtctgctgtcaagcgtctaaacttggacacccatatgtctttgtcggctatgtcggccagttccatctcaagatcaggttgactcacacctgacaatgcagtcgtattcagtagggatggatcgatgcttaggggagtgaccgggaaggataatgtgtttttttcctctctgaactcacagaagcgtttcccaaacgatgtttgcattgcgatgattgcagaatgtaaatactccgaaattatcatgtcgtgaccttgtttgaactctctcaaattggggaagtgagacaaagtgcctttctgtaaatctctggcaagcactgtcaacttgcgctcgaatgccaagacatcctccgacatgtgcagggctgtacgtcctttcccctgaagagctgtgttcagcatgttcaggtgcgctgtcatgtctaccatgaagtgtagcttttccagccactctggctgttccagctcaggaaaggtgagccctttgctgcccaggaaagttttcacttcttccagacacgcgacaaagcgtttcagcaccttccgtctggacagccagcgataaaaacacgttgtagcggtgtcagtaaactgcagtcaaagatagctttattcgaactaaacagccttgcttttaagcctccctcaacccagcccccatggacgcagatgctgcaaaagacgcgtactcacaaacccccgtaggctatctcccttagccggaatgctggctaattgtgagccgtttcggatgtggcaggaaatgtgtcgctacacttaggttgtacaagatcaccataattacatttcaaaagctaacaaactaacataaaatacattttaattaaatactgaccaattatttcccaaagccacagggagccgcagcacagaggtgaaagagccacaaatggctcgggagccgcaggttgccgacccccgagctAGGTTCTCAACTGAATTCACTGAGGTATCCAGACTCCTCTGTGTATTTCAGTAGAGAAGTTTGAGAACTGAATGCATTTGATTATTATTACTGCATGCTGTGACCTTTGATCAGAAGGAACAGTGTACCACGTGATAAGATCTATTGTATTATTTAGTGTTTGCAGTTCTTATCTTTTTATCTGCAATGGGTGAGGCACTGTTCTATAGATCACATTCCTTTGTCTATATATCCTCATTAATACTCAATGTCCTTTCTCTGCCGGGGCAGTAACACATTTGTTAAATTTAATGGTATTAAATCTATTTCCTTTAAAAATAGAAATGACTTTTACAACCTTCCAAGAATAATATTTGCCACAAAATCTTTTAATTTAAAACCATCAAACTGATTAAAACAGTAATTGTACGAAGTAGTAATATTTGGATCAGCACGGTTAATATTTATCAGTGGAGGAGAAAAGCAACATAAAATTAATGATAAGAACGAAGGAGAACACCAATGAATGAGAGATTATTCTAAGTTTATTACAATCTATTGTGAAACAATTGCTATAAAGATTAGCAAATGTTATTGACACAGTAAATATCTCTGAAATTATTAATGTATGAAGACAAAATGTTAATAGTTATTTATGAATTTCTCCTTAGAGAAGGTAAATGCTTCTGGAGTGAAAAACTACCAGAACAAAGCAAGCACGGAAATTTCAGTTAAACTTGCTCAAAGCAAACTACAAATAGACCTGAGACAGAAAAAGTTAATAGCTGGCTCTTTTGCCTAAATCCTTACAGATCAACCCCGATTTGCTAGTTTTAATGCACTAGCTGTGTGGAAGTCTGATATTCCCAGGTCTAGGCTTAAACACAATCTTCCTCTAAAGTCAAGTCCGAGCACTGGTGCAGCATTGTTCAGCTTTGCTGTGCCtgaggaatcagttcaatgtCCACAgtttttccagttctctggcccCTTGAGTCAACACCAGGTTAGACTAGGTGCAATATCAGCACCCCAACTGAAAATCAATGAAAGATAATGATCACCCCAGAAAAATACAAAGTAGTGTTTATTCAATATAGGTCAAAACATATTTGTTATTTTAGGTGCTTGTTTccagtgtttttatttttttaatacttTTAATAGTTTTTTAAATAGCCCTTAAGTACTTCTGAATATCAGTTAATGGCAATGAATTTTGAAACATATAATTTCAGTGAAACTTTAATGGTTGGAGATCCCAAGGTTGGGGGTTCAAAACTATTGTGTGAGAGCACTCTTGCTCAGAGGGCCTCCACTTGTTGTTCAGCTTTGCTGGTGGGCTGctaatggaaaattgcaaacaggATAACACTGGAAGGCACAGAGTGCTCCATGAGCAGGCCACTCATAACAATGGGGTCAGCAGAGTACATCTCCGCACAGCAGCCAGCAGCCCTTTATCATGGAGCTATTCGAGAAGTACTCAAGACATCTTGTCAATTGTGGTTCTGTTGACAGCCATCTCATGTCCAAGTCAGAAGGTGCCaagtcaaaggttcaaaggtccaatttaatgtcagagaaatgaatacgatataaatcctgaaattctttttctttgcaaacatcccaCTCCAAAGAATGGAGAATGAAAATACATACCAATGCAAGGATTGGCCCAGTACAGCACAGTTGGAGGGCCAGCATTTTatacccatgatgttgtgctgaccttttaacataCTATAAGATGACTTCCTTCATAATCTTCCAATTTGTCAATTATTCATGAgcctatctaaaagcttcttaaatgtccctaatctaCCTATCTCTAACCGCCACCCCTGGCAGGAAgttccattcacccaccactctgtttaaaaaacttacttctgacatcctccctatactgtcctccaatcaccttaaaattatgcctcctcataTTTATGATTTCTGTACTGGGAAAAAAGCATCTGGTTATCTATTCAacatatgcctcttatcatcttgtacacttccatcaagtcacctcccaatctccttcgctccaaagagaaaagctctaagCTTGCTCAAccaatcctcataagacatgccctttaatccaggcaacatcccagtaaatcttctTTGATGAGGTGTAAAATGTTAAGGATGAGCAACTCTTTGAAGTGGGTGGAAAAAATGACCGAAGCATTTTGAAagagcaggtttttttttacactggaTCAGCTGAACTAACATCTCCAAAGAAAGAAAATTTCGTATTTGTGAGGGTAAGTTAGCTGCTGCACTACTTAGGTTACAATAGTGAATTCAGATGTACATCTCTGGCTCTAAAGAACTTTGGGTAATCCTGAAAGGGATGCTAGGAGCTCCATATGAATGTAGTCATGAATCTCCACAGTTGTGTAGTGAATAGAATCAAAGGCACTTAGGACTGATAAGAAAGAACAAATTATGAAAAGAAAACAGAGGGAGAAAAAAAGTTCTATTGTTTATAGGAACAAACATATGTACAGATGGCAAATGTTTGAATTTAATAACATTTTGGAATTTGTTCACATGTAATGAGTCAGGTGTTCATAGCCCAAGGATGGGCAGCATCCAGCCTCCAGAGGCACTATTCGTTCTGTACAAACTTCACTTCCTGTTTGCAAGCTGTTTATTTACATCATTTCCTACGTGGGTTAATTTGGATTTCAACATGGGGTAGACACAATAGAAAGAGATCCATCTCTATCcatctttatttgcccttgaaacagcaatatctgtgagtcttAAGCTTTTTTTAATGTTGGTAAACATTTAGTAGATATAGTTTGAAGGAAGTATTATGTTTATCATTCATCGCTAATTAGCTATCCTTGTGCCACTAGTAACGTCATAGATATagaatgttgaatgtgtgtaTTACCTTGTTTAATGCTGATTGAAAGAATAATTAATAATATTAGCATATCCACAGGTGCATAACAATTCAGTATTGAATCCAACGCATCTTACTTAATTTTCTGCAGTTTTATGACGTTTTCTCTTTAAAAACCCCGAAGAAAACTCCCAGCTCAGTTGATTTTTGAGGTGTTTAACTCTATGCCCAGCTTTGTATACAATGCACTGAGACAGGAAAGCCTgaatataaaaataaagatttGAGGGTGAGGGAAAGAAATAGCTGGTCACATACACTAAATACATATGTTAGTATATAGATATAAATTCATTTCCATTGACTACAGCGCACGAGTGCTAATATAACACACGTTTTTTGTGTTAAATTATCAGAAACATATTTCTGCCTCCTCTAGTTGTTGAGCTAACAACATCAATCAATGATAAATTGACAACACAGACTGGCGACAGACTTTCAGTCAACACCAATATTCAACAAAATCTATTTGGTTCACTGGAATTCCATCAAAAATTTAGCATTCTTGCCTGACCCAGACTCACCAAGTGGTTGACCTTCACAGTTCCGAGGCATGGCCAACAATACTTGCATCCCATGAATGAACaaataaaaaaagcaaaataatcaGCAACACTATTCCTCCTTTCCCATAGCATAACACTTATGTTCAAAGCAAACAATATATCATTAATGCAACAGCTAGTGATAATCTGCAGGGAACTGCTGACTATTGTCATCATCACCACTAGCTTAATAAAAGCAAAGCGAATTATCCTGTCCATTTCACCAGTATGCTCACTGAGGGATAACATCATCTGCAGAAAATATCCACAGGACAACCTGACACACAAGCCTAGATCCTGCCATCTTTATTTCAGTTTCAACAGTAATCCATTTAGGGATTTATTTAACTGGTATTGAACAAATTAGATCAAAATAACTTGGTGATATCAAAATAACAAAAGGCAGTGACtgaaatgacaagaaaaaattaaatacatGAAGAGGGAAGTATATCAGAATGGGCATTTACACTTCTACTTCAGGACACTTCTccttcaataatcagctcttgccAATCCACACTGTCCAAGGTATTTCACTGAAATACAACAGTCTTGCTTTACCAGCAATATTAATGTTTATCAAACCCTAGAAGGTGAAGGAGGAAGATTATAAAGATCTATGgaaaatgttgtgtatttaacatttcagtaaaatttgagtaatattgtaaatatgtttgattaagcatttgtgcttgtttaaataattcattactgtTTATaagtaaaaatacatgaattgcatacatcatgacactaccatgtgataagtGCACGCCTCACTTAAAAGTGAAAATGAATATACACGAGTTATGTCCTGGCTCCCTTGTTTTCCTATTAGGTTTTtatgttctggagttacaaaatataacagtggGGACAAGGAAGCTTTACATGAACCCAAGATGACTAAACTACCTGTTGAAGCGCAGTGGACAttgagtttaaaaaaagaaaCAGCGAAAAAAggtcaagtaaaaaaaaacagcacgTGCTTCTTTTGAAGGGACAGACAAggtcaaattttttaaaaagacagaAAACGGATAAATTCACAGGTTTGTGAACAGTGATTACCCGCTGATAATCATAAATGTAATACAAAGAGCAGAAATGACTAACTACATTGGAAAGGTTGACATATTCAattgcacaaaagataactggattttgtgtactgagtgaattgagcagtattttataggaaatgaaatagccaatgagaaatgagtgccagttttgctgagtgtaataggtggaagagcatacagtttgcttagaagtttaactgctccaaccaaacaagcggaaatgagctttgctaataTCGTGAAGGTAATGTGGGAACATGTAGAACTGAGATCATTGTTGATTAGAGAATGTTTAAGGTTTCATAATTGGAATCAAAATGAAGGGGAGTCCACTTTAGCATACTTTACTGCATTGAAGAggtttgtctgagcattgtcagttcaatgatgggcttaatgataaaGATCATTTAGTGTgtggaattttacaagaaagcatccaaaaatagctcctaactgaggaacaacttacatttaaaagatcaGTTgaaaatagctgtatcaatgaacGCTACAGACAGGgacgcaattgagttgcagtcaggactgagaatgagcatgaacaaaattgcaatgtccaaGCAGAAACTGGCCTGACTGAACAAACTGTGTTGTGATTGTGGCAATGGCTCAGATTCACCAGACCATTGTAGGTTTAAAggggaaacttgcagaaaatgcagcaaAGTAGGATAAATACAAAGGTCATgacaggcagacaaaaataaatggactgcaaaaGGAAGAGAACAAGATAAAAAGCcaaattgcagtttcaaaaaatTCACTAGtctgcatgttgttgatgaaaaatctgatgatgATGGGAGTGATGCAGGATTGggcagccttgagatttacaatgtgaaaacaacAATCAAGCAATATGGCTaatcagaagtgaacagcaaattaattaaaatggaattggacactggctcaaccgtttgtcattccacaaaatgagtttgaatggcatttcaatgaTACTGAAATGAAGCCTGCAAAGATCCTACTGAGAATTTAAACTGGAGAAAAGTTAACtcttgtgggaatgacatttgtaacagggAAATACAAAAACCAACAAGTCATACATGGTATATgagaaaaacaggagggccagcattgtggggatgaGACAACTGCAACTTGGAGAACCATCCACAATTTCGATGCCACATTCCCCGTAA from Hypanus sabinus isolate sHypSab1 chromosome 3, sHypSab1.hap1, whole genome shotgun sequence carries:
- the LOC132391446 gene encoding uncharacterized protein LOC132391446 → MVDMTAHLNMLNTALQGKGRTALHMSEDVLAFERKLTVLARDLQKGTLSHFPNLREFKQGHDMIISEYLHSAIIAMQTSFGKRFCEFREEKNTLSFPVTPLSIDPSLLNTTALSGVSQPDLEMELADIADKDIWVSKFRRLTADLEDVARQKAVLAQKHKWSDIENLTDDSLRSCVKMKVTSYSPDVQTLCAEVQEQKSH